A genomic window from Halogeometricum borinquense DSM 11551 includes:
- a CDS encoding cation diffusion facilitator family transporter produces MRRVGLVILAVNVGLALAKAGVWWTTGSLAVGSEAVNSASDAVYSVIVLAGLYLTTQPPDFEHPHGHERIEPFVSLFVAVGVFAAGAGVLWNASTSVLNGTYGGSAGVTGVAVLVVSGGVKYGLYRYCLRVGEQTHSPAIIATALDNRNDILTAGAALVGVLGASAGVPILDPIAAGVVSLGIIYTGYEIVRDNVNYLVGAAPPDELTAEILSRALEHPEVKGAHDVVAHYVGPEIDVSLHIEVEGDMTLFEAHDIESKVVESIGELPEVDDVFVHIDPKELGEWKEDDRTEQLFEQRTGEK; encoded by the coding sequence ATGCGACGGGTCGGGCTCGTCATCCTCGCAGTGAACGTCGGTCTCGCGCTGGCGAAAGCGGGCGTCTGGTGGACGACCGGGAGCCTCGCCGTCGGTTCCGAGGCCGTCAACAGTGCGTCCGACGCCGTCTACAGCGTCATCGTTCTGGCCGGTCTCTACCTGACGACGCAACCGCCGGACTTCGAACACCCCCACGGACACGAGCGAATCGAACCGTTCGTCTCGCTGTTCGTCGCGGTCGGCGTCTTCGCCGCCGGTGCGGGCGTCCTCTGGAACGCCAGCACATCCGTATTGAACGGCACGTACGGCGGATCTGCCGGTGTTACGGGCGTCGCTGTCCTCGTCGTCTCCGGCGGCGTAAAGTACGGCCTCTATCGCTACTGCCTCCGGGTTGGGGAACAAACGCATTCACCCGCCATCATTGCGACGGCACTCGACAACCGAAACGACATCCTCACGGCCGGTGCCGCTCTCGTCGGCGTCCTCGGTGCCAGTGCAGGCGTTCCGATCCTCGACCCCATCGCCGCAGGCGTCGTCTCGCTCGGCATCATCTACACGGGGTACGAAATCGTCCGCGACAACGTGAACTATCTCGTGGGCGCGGCACCGCCGGACGAACTGACGGCCGAGATTCTCAGCCGCGCGCTCGAACACCCGGAGGTGAAAGGCGCACACGACGTGGTCGCTCACTACGTCGGTCCGGAAATCGACGTGAGCCTCCACATCGAGGTGGAAGGCGATATGACGCTGTTCGAGGCTCACGATATCGAAAGCAAAGTCGTCGAATCGATCGGAGAACTCCCCGAAGTGGACGACGTGTTCGTCCACATCGACCCGAAGGAACTCGGCGAGTGGAAAGAAGACGACCGGA
- a CDS encoding HIT family protein yields MDQIFAPWRIEWVERDGESDADGGDACPFCALPDADDDRENRVVARSDHSFVLLNNYPYNPGHVMVIPYRHSGSWSDLSDEELLDHARLKARTVDALNDALGPDAANAGENLGGGASGGSIEDHLHTHIVPRWNGDTNFMPVIGDTKVIVEALDDTFDRLHEAFAAQEGASVDGSNDAVELDFEFPSDS; encoded by the coding sequence ATGGATCAAATTTTCGCCCCGTGGCGTATTGAATGGGTGGAACGCGACGGCGAGAGTGACGCGGACGGCGGCGACGCCTGCCCGTTCTGTGCCCTCCCCGACGCGGACGACGACAGAGAAAACCGCGTCGTCGCGCGGAGCGATCACTCGTTCGTCCTACTGAACAACTATCCGTACAATCCCGGTCACGTGATGGTCATCCCGTATCGGCACTCCGGGTCGTGGAGCGACTTATCAGACGAGGAACTGTTGGATCACGCGCGACTGAAAGCACGGACAGTGGATGCCCTCAACGACGCTCTCGGACCGGACGCCGCTAACGCCGGTGAGAACCTCGGTGGCGGCGCGTCTGGCGGATCCATCGAGGATCACCTGCACACGCACATCGTTCCCCGGTGGAACGGCGATACGAACTTCATGCCCGTCATCGGCGACACGAAGGTCATCGTCGAAGCCCTCGATGATACGTTCGACCGCCTCCACGAGGCGTTTGCCGCCCAAGAAGGTGCCAGCGTAGACGGTTCGAACGACGCCGTCGAACTCGACTTCGAGTTCCCGTCCGACAGCTGA
- the map gene encoding type II methionyl aminopeptidase: protein MSIGPLDEETVEKYREAGQILRQVLDETAEMVEPGVTHLEVAEYAEDRIYELADGCAFPVNISVNEEASHASPGRDDETEFGEDMVCLDCGVHVDGYIADAAVTVDLSGNAELKEAAEEALDAALDAVAPGVQTGAVGAEIEDVIRGYGYTPVLNLSGHGVEQWDAHTGPNVPNRGAERGIEFEVGDVVAIEPFATTGSGKVTEGAKEEIYSLERDRSVRNRSARQVLEQVKDEYKTLPFAARWIDAPRADIAIQRLKQQNVLHGYPVLKEDDGELVSQAEHTIIVTEDGCEILTE, encoded by the coding sequence ATGAGCATCGGACCCCTCGACGAGGAGACGGTCGAGAAATACCGGGAGGCGGGACAGATCCTCCGGCAGGTTCTCGACGAGACGGCCGAGATGGTCGAACCGGGCGTGACGCATTTGGAAGTCGCCGAGTACGCCGAAGACAGAATCTACGAACTCGCAGACGGCTGTGCGTTCCCGGTCAACATCAGCGTGAACGAGGAAGCGTCGCACGCGAGTCCGGGGCGCGACGACGAGACCGAGTTCGGCGAGGACATGGTCTGTCTCGACTGCGGCGTCCACGTGGACGGCTACATCGCCGACGCGGCGGTCACAGTGGACCTCTCCGGTAACGCCGAACTGAAAGAAGCCGCAGAGGAGGCGCTTGACGCCGCCCTCGATGCCGTCGCCCCCGGCGTCCAGACAGGTGCCGTCGGCGCGGAGATCGAAGACGTGATTCGCGGGTACGGCTACACGCCCGTCCTGAACCTCTCCGGGCACGGCGTCGAACAGTGGGACGCCCACACGGGTCCGAACGTTCCGAACCGCGGCGCAGAACGCGGCATCGAGTTCGAAGTCGGCGACGTGGTCGCTATCGAACCGTTCGCCACGACGGGATCCGGCAAAGTCACCGAAGGTGCAAAAGAGGAGATTTACAGCCTCGAACGCGACCGGTCGGTCCGCAACCGCTCGGCGCGACAGGTTCTCGAACAGGTCAAAGACGAGTACAAGACGCTCCCGTTCGCCGCGCGGTGGATCGACGCCCCGCGTGCTGATATCGCTATCCAGCGTCTCAAACAGCAGAACGTCCTGCACGGCTACCCCGTCCTGAAGGAAGACGACGGTGAACTCGTGAGTCAGGCCGAACACACGATCATCGTCACCGAAGACGGCTGTGAGATTCTGACCGAGTAA
- a CDS encoding metallophosphoesterase family protein translates to MSQPRFDADVPHRRIDVDDWDGVYVVGDVHGCRAELEQLLDELGVTEDDLVVFVGDLVRKGPDSAGVVSLVRNADNMFTVRGNNEEKLIRGTKELDALSGEQLAWIRNLPVAISWEDSLVVHGGVDPRKPLADHTIDELENVRALSDADGEPYWWEVYQGPSRVFFGHTPLSAPVARRHAVGLDTGCVYGNELTAYDWREDEFVTVAPDKTVQERAESKWVKPVVVPMQ, encoded by the coding sequence ATGAGTCAGCCAAGGTTCGACGCGGACGTACCACACCGACGAATCGACGTGGACGACTGGGACGGCGTCTACGTCGTCGGCGACGTCCACGGATGCCGGGCGGAATTGGAGCAACTGCTTGACGAACTCGGCGTCACGGAGGACGATTTGGTCGTCTTCGTCGGCGACTTGGTCCGCAAGGGTCCCGACAGCGCAGGCGTCGTCTCGTTGGTTCGCAATGCGGACAACATGTTCACCGTCCGCGGCAACAACGAGGAAAAGCTCATCCGCGGGACGAAGGAACTCGATGCACTCTCCGGAGAGCAACTAGCGTGGATTCGGAACCTCCCCGTCGCCATCTCGTGGGAAGATTCGCTCGTTGTCCACGGCGGCGTGGACCCGCGGAAACCGTTGGCTGACCACACCATCGATGAGTTAGAGAACGTCCGAGCACTTTCCGATGCGGACGGCGAACCCTACTGGTGGGAAGTGTACCAAGGACCGTCCCGCGTTTTCTTCGGCCATACGCCGCTGTCTGCCCCTGTCGCCCGTCGTCACGCCGTCGGACTCGACACCGGGTGCGTCTACGGCAACGAACTCACCGCTTACGACTGGCGCGAGGACGAGTTCGTCACCGTCGCTCCCGATAAGACGGTACAAGAACGCGCGGAGTCCAAGTGGGTCAAACCGGTCGTCGTCCCGATGCAGTGA
- a CDS encoding sensor domain-containing protein, with product MLSDALSGASVGPTLSVRSAVTAPLRLQTYRNLLYLSLAFPLGLLYFLFFSIGFSVGVSLTFVVIGIPILLFVLAAALGLASVERKLATLLLGVSVRSPTTSSDGPLVERVKQLVVSQRTWKAVFYLASKLILGLISFTAIMSLLTTAVSFLMIPFVYDQPGVYVGIVTSEPAVFRPQMLLGWDGLLVGVRTAFRLTSWQVTTLSEALAVAGLGVILGIVTLNILNGLAWLSGQYTVLLLDEDDADASPEANAA from the coding sequence ATGTTAAGCGACGCTCTTTCCGGCGCGTCAGTTGGGCCGACGCTTTCTGTCCGGTCAGCGGTTACCGCGCCACTGCGGCTCCAAACGTACCGGAATCTGCTGTATCTCTCACTGGCGTTTCCGCTCGGTCTGCTCTACTTTCTGTTCTTCTCTATCGGCTTTAGCGTCGGCGTCAGTCTCACGTTCGTCGTCATCGGGATCCCAATCCTCCTGTTCGTCCTCGCGGCCGCGCTCGGTCTCGCTTCCGTCGAACGGAAACTAGCGACGCTCCTGTTGGGCGTCTCGGTTCGTTCACCGACGACATCCAGCGACGGCCCGCTCGTCGAACGAGTGAAACAACTCGTCGTCAGCCAGCGGACGTGGAAGGCGGTCTTCTATCTGGCCAGCAAACTCATCTTGGGACTTATCTCCTTTACCGCCATTATGTCGCTTCTCACGACGGCCGTCTCGTTTCTCATGATCCCGTTCGTCTACGACCAACCGGGCGTGTACGTCGGCATCGTCACCTCCGAACCGGCCGTCTTCAGACCCCAGATGCTCCTCGGCTGGGACGGTCTCCTTGTCGGCGTCCGTACCGCTTTCCGACTCACCTCGTGGCAGGTGACGACGCTCTCGGAGGCGCTTGCTGTTGCCGGACTCGGCGTGATCCTCGGTATCGTGACGTTGAACATCCTGAACGGTCTCGCGTGGCTTTCGGGGCAGTACACCGTGTTGCTCCTCGACGAAGACGATGCCGATGCGTCTCCCGAGGCAAACGCCGCGTAG
- a CDS encoding ArsR/SmtB family transcription factor has translation MSTGDRDTDEELVSLLDDRYAREILVETREEPRSADALSEACDASASTIYRRIERLRKHDLLEGQQRLDPDGHHYEVYAARLRKVTIELTPDGFTVTVDCEEDEETAADRFTSLYEELSGT, from the coding sequence ATGAGTACGGGCGACCGGGACACGGACGAGGAACTCGTAAGTCTCCTCGACGACCGGTACGCCCGCGAAATACTGGTCGAGACCCGTGAGGAACCACGGTCGGCCGACGCACTCAGCGAGGCGTGTGACGCGTCAGCTTCGACCATATACCGTCGCATCGAACGACTCCGCAAGCACGACCTGTTGGAGGGACAGCAGCGACTCGACCCGGACGGACACCATTACGAGGTGTACGCCGCACGCCTCCGCAAGGTTACGATTGAACTGACGCCCGACGGGTTCACCGTGACGGTCGATTGCGAGGAGGACGAGGAAACGGCCGCAGATCGGTTCACAAGCCTGTACGAGGAGTTGTCCGGAACATGA
- a CDS encoding DUF7521 family protein, whose amino-acid sequence MIGQVSVTGGSAPVVLSVFTLFAASLVLSVLVTYRFARGYLRTGTRPLLQLAVGMLLLAVVPILLRVSLTTAGIDSNMRILATSVSELFGLLTILYTIYDQ is encoded by the coding sequence ATGATAGGCCAAGTGTCGGTAACGGGCGGGTCAGCTCCGGTGGTTCTCTCCGTCTTTACCCTGTTTGCAGCCTCGCTCGTCCTCTCGGTGTTGGTGACGTATCGCTTCGCACGCGGCTACCTCCGGACGGGAACTCGTCCGCTGTTACAACTGGCCGTTGGGATGCTCCTGCTTGCGGTGGTCCCGATACTTCTCAGAGTCTCTCTGACGACCGCTGGTATCGATTCGAATATGCGCATTCTCGCAACGAGCGTCAGCGAGTTGTTCGGTCTCCTGACTATCCTGTACACGATTTACGACCAATGA
- a CDS encoding DUF7521 family protein: MTIAVLSTVTTALTVVVGVFVASLAYRGYRRNDSETMRALVVGIVLIAVVPGLATTGLPAVVEVNDAGVLLVALLSHTLGLVAIYRSLD, from the coding sequence ATGACAATAGCCGTACTCTCCACCGTCACGACCGCACTCACCGTCGTCGTCGGCGTGTTCGTCGCGTCGCTGGCCTACCGCGGCTACCGTCGCAACGACAGCGAGACGATGCGTGCGCTCGTCGTCGGTATCGTCCTCATCGCTGTCGTTCCCGGTCTCGCCACGACCGGTCTGCCGGCCGTCGTGGAGGTAAACGACGCGGGAGTCCTCCTTGTCGCCCTTCTATCGCACACGCTTGGCCTCGTCGCAATCTATCGTTCGCTGGACTAA
- a CDS encoding sensor domain-containing protein codes for MTDTASSTDKGLIRRFFGVPFRVQTYKNLVYLALGFPFGLVSFVTLTSGLTAGAGLSVTLIGIPILLATIAAGTALASVEAGLTRALVGVNASPPKAAAAVSNGTASDDDIMAAIKRFLAEPSTWTSLLVAFLWFIFGLVGFVALTTLSSLSLSMLGAPVLHLFAPGVDMMVGPYVVDTLSESAALTAVGIPLTLVSLHALNALAYAFGRITASLLNVGQTAEN; via the coding sequence ATGACAGACACAGCATCTTCCACCGACAAAGGACTGATACGCCGATTTTTCGGCGTTCCGTTCCGCGTACAGACGTACAAGAACCTGGTGTATCTCGCGCTCGGCTTCCCGTTCGGACTCGTCTCGTTCGTCACGTTGACATCCGGACTGACTGCCGGAGCGGGGCTTTCGGTAACGCTCATCGGCATTCCCATTCTTTTGGCGACCATCGCCGCGGGAACTGCCTTGGCGAGCGTCGAGGCCGGACTGACTCGCGCCCTTGTCGGCGTGAACGCGTCGCCGCCTAAGGCTGCCGCTGCTGTCTCGAACGGAACCGCGTCCGATGACGATATCATGGCGGCGATCAAGCGGTTCCTCGCCGAGCCGTCGACATGGACGAGCCTCCTCGTCGCCTTCCTGTGGTTCATCTTCGGACTCGTCGGATTCGTCGCCCTGACGACGCTCTCGTCGCTGTCCCTCTCGATGCTCGGTGCGCCCGTACTCCACCTCTTCGCGCCGGGCGTGGATATGATGGTCGGCCCGTACGTCGTCGATACGCTGTCGGAGTCGGCCGCACTCACCGCCGTCGGTATCCCCCTGACGCTCGTCTCCCTCCACGCATTGAACGCGCTCGCGTACGCCTTCGGTCGTATCACGGCCTCGCTTCTCAACGTGGGCCAAACGGCCGAGAACTGA
- a CDS encoding DUF4097 family beta strand repeat-containing protein, with the protein MDDATTDVSRSPSLRRRAFLSAAAIGIGGLSGCTGKVRPFVGKRDTDEKTLTDVQSVVVAADVGNVTVTPNDDLSERTVRAHVEKKSSSILSSLSAVAFSATAEEGRATVRTQTEDGIRLWSLPTVQLRVEAHPSIVVESARVENGDVLVEDLVGPGSRSDSDSSESLVVRTEDGDATARETTGNVVVRTKDGDATARKTTGDADVRTEDGDAMAHETTGNVVVRTKDGDATARKTTGDADVRTKDGDATARKTTGDADVRTEDGDATAIGVKGFVRVHTTDGDARTESCDGILGVSSKNGDVDAEVSALRSDTRIETENGDARASLGESLNARVVGKTAHGDVSVSATLDDSEVSDEHVSGTVGDGGPTLRVQSENGDVKIS; encoded by the coding sequence ATGGACGACGCTACCACTGACGTTTCTCGCAGTCCCTCCCTCCGCCGCCGCGCATTTCTATCGGCTGCTGCTATCGGAATCGGCGGACTGTCGGGCTGTACCGGTAAAGTAAGGCCGTTCGTCGGCAAGCGAGATACGGACGAAAAGACCCTGACGGACGTACAATCAGTAGTGGTTGCCGCCGATGTCGGTAACGTGACGGTCACGCCGAACGACGACCTTTCTGAGCGGACCGTTCGGGCGCACGTCGAAAAGAAGTCGTCCTCGATACTCAGTTCGCTCTCTGCGGTGGCGTTCTCAGCAACGGCGGAAGAGGGTCGGGCTACCGTGCGAACCCAGACCGAGGACGGAATCAGACTGTGGTCGTTGCCGACGGTCCAACTTCGGGTCGAAGCCCATCCGTCCATCGTTGTCGAATCGGCGCGAGTGGAGAACGGTGACGTGCTCGTGGAGGACCTCGTCGGACCCGGGAGTCGCTCCGACTCGGATTCGAGCGAGTCCCTCGTCGTTCGAACCGAGGACGGCGATGCGACGGCCCGCGAAACGACGGGTAACGTCGTCGTTCGAACCAAGGACGGCGACGCCACCGCCCGCAAGACAACAGGAGACGCCGATGTTCGAACCGAGGACGGCGATGCGATGGCCCACGAAACGACGGGTAACGTCGTCGTTCGAACCAAGGACGGCGACGCCACCGCCCGCAAGACGACAGGGGACGCCGATGTTCGAACCAAGGACGGCGACGCCACCGCCCGCAAGACGACAGGAGACGCCGATGTTCGAACCGAGGACGGCGATGCGACTGCCATCGGTGTCAAGGGATTCGTTCGGGTCCACACGACGGACGGGGACGCGCGAACGGAGTCGTGCGACGGTATCCTCGGTGTGAGCTCGAAGAACGGGGATGTAGACGCCGAGGTCTCCGCCCTGCGGTCTGATACCCGTATCGAGACGGAAAACGGTGATGCCCGGGCGTCGCTCGGTGAGTCACTCAACGCCCGCGTCGTCGGGAAGACCGCTCACGGCGACGTATCCGTCTCTGCGACGCTCGACGACTCAGAAGTCTCGGACGAACACGTGTCGGGTACCGTCGGTGACGGTGGTCCGACGCTCCGCGTCCAGTCGGAAAACGGCGACGTGAAAATCTCGTAG
- a CDS encoding alpha/beta hydrolase has product MSAADPHADQPILTGGTEPEDAEAVVVLVHGRGATARGMLAFADEFHDDGVHYVAPQAQRGTWYPNSFMAPTESNQPHYQSALLHLNRAVEQARETTGLDDEKIIFVGFSQGACLASSYVAQHPSRYGGVVLLSGGFVGPEGAAFDFEGSMAGTPVFLGVSDDDPHVPQSRAEETIAAFDRMDADTRFDLYEGRGHGIFPEEIEYLRTLVASVLP; this is encoded by the coding sequence ATGTCGGCCGCTGATCCACACGCTGACCAGCCGATTCTGACTGGGGGCACAGAGCCAGAAGACGCCGAAGCCGTCGTCGTTCTCGTCCACGGCCGCGGTGCGACAGCGCGCGGAATGCTAGCATTTGCAGATGAGTTCCACGATGACGGTGTCCACTACGTCGCTCCACAGGCCCAGCGCGGAACGTGGTACCCGAACTCGTTTATGGCACCGACCGAGTCGAACCAACCGCACTACCAGTCGGCGCTGTTGCATCTCAATCGGGCAGTCGAACAGGCGCGCGAGACGACTGGCCTCGACGACGAGAAGATCATCTTCGTCGGCTTCTCGCAGGGTGCCTGTCTCGCCTCCTCGTACGTGGCGCAGCACCCAAGTCGCTACGGCGGTGTTGTCCTTCTCTCGGGCGGATTCGTCGGACCTGAGGGAGCGGCATTCGACTTCGAGGGATCGATGGCGGGCACACCGGTCTTCCTCGGCGTGAGCGACGACGACCCGCACGTGCCCCAATCGCGTGCGGAGGAAACCATCGCGGCGTTCGACCGGATGGACGCCGACACGAGGTTCGATCTGTACGAGGGCCGTGGACACGGCATTTTCCCCGAAGAAATCGAGTATCTGCGAACACTCGTTGCATCGGTACTCCCCTGA
- a CDS encoding ring-cleaving dioxygenase: MNTTGIHHVTAIADDPNENVRFYTDVLGLRLVKRTVNFDDPHTYHLYYGDETGSPGTALTFFPFGEGRPGRPGRGQAVATSFAVPEGSLDYWRERFADHDVTVGEVEDRFGAEVLPFEDDDGQPLELIEGKTDIEPWVGGPVPEAAAIRGFFGVTLQSKAPDATGRVLELLGFERGDEADDRVRYVAHGDRATVVDLLKREPPRGRPGTGTVHHVAFRAPDTETQMEWREKLTAAGQYVTQQKDRQYFESIYFREPGGVLFEIATDGPGFTADESVESLGSELKLPPWLADDREEIAAHLPPLDAVAGEVSN, encoded by the coding sequence ATGAACACAACAGGAATCCACCACGTCACCGCGATTGCGGACGATCCGAACGAGAACGTCCGATTCTACACTGACGTTCTCGGACTTCGCCTCGTCAAGCGCACAGTCAACTTCGACGACCCGCACACGTATCACCTCTATTACGGTGACGAGACGGGGTCGCCCGGAACCGCTCTGACGTTCTTCCCGTTCGGAGAAGGCCGCCCCGGTCGTCCCGGCCGTGGACAGGCAGTCGCAACGTCGTTTGCCGTCCCCGAAGGGAGCCTTGACTACTGGCGGGAGCGATTCGCCGATCACGATGTGACCGTCGGCGAAGTCGAAGACCGATTCGGTGCGGAGGTGCTCCCGTTCGAGGACGACGACGGTCAGCCGCTCGAACTGATCGAAGGGAAGACGGATATCGAACCGTGGGTAGGCGGCCCAGTTCCCGAAGCGGCCGCGATTCGCGGGTTCTTCGGCGTGACGCTCCAATCTAAAGCCCCCGATGCGACGGGTCGCGTCCTCGAACTCCTCGGATTCGAACGCGGCGACGAAGCGGACGACCGCGTGCGCTACGTCGCCCACGGCGACAGAGCAACCGTCGTAGACCTGCTGAAACGGGAACCGCCTCGCGGCCGCCCCGGTACCGGGACGGTTCACCACGTCGCGTTTCGCGCGCCCGACACGGAGACGCAGATGGAATGGCGCGAAAAACTCACTGCGGCGGGGCAGTACGTCACACAGCAGAAAGACCGGCAGTACTTCGAGTCGATCTACTTCCGCGAACCCGGGGGCGTGCTGTTCGAGATAGCCACCGACGGGCCCGGATTCACCGCCGACGAGTCGGTCGAATCGCTCGGCTCCGAACTCAAACTTCCCCCGTGGTTGGCGGACGACCGCGAGGAGATTGCGGCGCACCTGCCACCACTCGATGCCGTCGCCGGAGAGGTGTCCAACTGA
- a CDS encoding winged helix-turn-helix transcriptional regulator, with the protein MPPEADDKYNEQACSVIDSIQQIGSQWRLIVLHDLQDGEKRFNELKRSTGSSSRTLSRVLDDLQELGFVSRRLEEDAPVATYYSLTPKGESLAPVFDEINCWADEWLTETPAGEDPATVDGESEHAETATAESE; encoded by the coding sequence ATGCCCCCGGAAGCAGACGACAAATACAACGAGCAGGCGTGCAGCGTCATCGACTCCATCCAACAGATCGGTTCGCAGTGGCGACTTATCGTCCTGCACGACTTACAGGACGGTGAAAAGCGGTTCAACGAACTGAAACGCTCTACCGGATCGAGTTCGCGGACGCTCTCGCGCGTCCTCGACGACTTACAGGAACTCGGATTCGTCTCGCGGCGACTCGAAGAGGATGCCCCCGTGGCGACGTACTACTCACTCACGCCGAAAGGCGAGTCGCTCGCACCCGTCTTCGATGAGATAAACTGCTGGGCCGACGAGTGGTTGACCGAGACGCCCGCGGGCGAGGATCCAGCAACAGTCGATGGCGAAAGCGAGCACGCCGAGACGGCGACCGCCGAAAGCGAGTAA